One segment of Candidatus Falkowbacteria bacterium DNA contains the following:
- a CDS encoding SprT family zinc-dependent metalloprotease has product MKKQIILNTQTVEYDLRIIKRSRRVCLSIRHDGSLLVSAPRYIALDVIENFITSKARWIIDRLEHFKNNPGNIYAKGDKHDYLKYKDSALVLAQRRVDQLSSLHGFKFNKISIKNQATRWGSCSRKGNLNFNYKIAILPKRLADYIIVHEFCHLKEFNHSKKFWNLVSEIVPDFAALRSELKRGNITFT; this is encoded by the coding sequence ATGAAAAAACAAATAATATTAAATACACAAACCGTTGAATATGATTTAAGGATCATTAAGCGATCCAGAAGGGTTTGTTTATCTATTCGTCATGATGGTAGTTTATTAGTTAGCGCGCCAAGATATATTGCTCTAGACGTTATCGAAAACTTTATTACCAGTAAGGCTCGATGGATAATCGATAGATTAGAACACTTCAAAAATAATCCAGGCAATATTTACGCCAAGGGAGATAAGCATGATTATCTAAAATATAAAGACTCAGCTTTAGTTTTAGCGCAAAGGCGAGTTGATCAACTCAGTAGTCTACATGGCTTTAAATTTAACAAAATTAGTATCAAGAATCAGGCAACTCGCTGGGGCAGCTGTTCTAGAAAAGGTAATTTAAATTTTAACTATAAAATCGCTATTTTGCCGAAAAGATTAGCTGATTATATAATTGTTCACGAATTTTGTCATTTAAAGGAATTTAATCACTCTAAAAAGTTCTGGAATTTAGTTTCTGAAATAGTTCCAGATTTTGCGGCCTTAAGAAGTGAGCTAAAAAGAGGGAATATTACTTTTACATAG
- a CDS encoding PrgI family protein, with the protein MMQFTVPQFIDVEDKIFGPITVRQFVIELVTALLIALCYRLFDFSLFIVLGLFLFSVGTIFAFVRINGAPFHYFVLNLIETLKKPGLRVWYKDDTLRTGVEFDTLPVLAPVVASGRQYSQSRLNELSLIVDTQGSYQGESSDDVVIQLHKDIPADFS; encoded by the coding sequence ATGATGCAGTTTACAGTTCCACAATTTATTGATGTTGAAGATAAAATTTTTGGTCCAATCACTGTCCGCCAATTTGTGATTGAATTAGTTACCGCTCTTTTAATCGCGCTTTGCTATCGTTTATTTGATTTTAGTTTGTTTATTGTTCTAGGACTATTTTTATTTTCAGTCGGTACAATTTTTGCTTTTGTTAGGATTAATGGCGCTCCATTTCATTACTTTGTGCTTAATTTAATCGAGACTTTAAAAAAACCTGGCTTACGTGTTTGGTATAAAGATGATACACTAAGAACAGGCGTGGAGTTTGATACTCTTCCTGTTTTGGCGCCAGTTGTTGCTTCAGGCAGGCAATATTCTCAAAGTCGCCTTAATGAATTATCCTTAATTGTTGACACTCAAGGTTCTTATCAAGGTGAATCATCTGATGACGTTGTAATTCAACTGCACAAGGATATTCCCGCTGATTTTTCATAA
- a CDS encoding fibrobacter succinogenes major paralogous domain-containing protein, whose amino-acid sequence MKLSKYIQFLNSKKGLVILLALFAFAATYASAVGVNKNPNIGVMVPVNDYEPAWYINPGTKEKIVLTEPLSALRVMKKFGVGIKHSTLHKYLKSGFPKNLAGKVLLDVEARGQAYYVSALDLSGHFLGQPNFALLVFRENGFRLSKDKSNIKLNNPLAEERQKTTPQDNAVVVEDNKSVVEIKDIILNNLTITTQPIKKSDGFSKIKEVAATITNENNLIISEKGFVWGLSPNPSLEENIGVIKSLDEGNNFVANIDDIKADATYYVKAYALAEGKTFYGNEEKFIMYKPAAGGSAPTVVLPSVSTAALSITGVSSLSSGGIISNDGFGQITSKGICWSTSNNPTLNDSCSNEGGGKAEFTSSVTVSDPEAIYYVRSYATNSAGTTYGNEVMTCGATTVNDTEDNLYNVVKIGSQCWMKENLKIGTFVQSKVTAPCTDYQSPGDPLTHYWSCQNDDTKIEKYCFGNNVANCATDGGLYEWQEAMALPASCVNSDCSAQITSPHQGICPTGWHIPTDAELSTLEQRTVEKIASPNTQYPCGAFSNYDTYWHKRCADDNGTQQGGSHGAGKSLKAVGQGSGNGAGDDLVGFSLLLNGYRRWDNGVIFGKNNIADIWASEQTYFSGDPFYAWTREWTLDSSTITRDRGIKSYGLNVRCIKD is encoded by the coding sequence ATGAAATTAAGTAAATATATACAATTTTTAAATAGTAAAAAAGGCCTAGTAATTTTATTAGCTCTTTTTGCCTTTGCTGCGACTTATGCTAGTGCTGTTGGGGTTAATAAGAATCCTAATATTGGCGTGATGGTCCCAGTCAATGACTACGAACCAGCCTGGTATATTAACCCGGGAACTAAAGAGAAGATCGTCTTGACTGAACCACTTAGTGCATTAAGGGTTATGAAAAAGTTTGGTGTTGGTATTAAGCATTCGACATTGCATAAATATTTAAAAAGCGGCTTCCCTAAAAATTTAGCCGGCAAGGTTTTACTGGATGTTGAAGCCAGGGGTCAGGCCTATTATGTTTCAGCTCTAGATTTAAGCGGTCATTTTTTAGGACAGCCTAATTTTGCTTTATTAGTTTTTAGAGAAAATGGTTTTAGGCTCAGTAAAGATAAATCAAATATTAAGTTAAATAATCCTTTAGCAGAAGAACGACAGAAAACAACACCGCAAGACAACGCTGTTGTGGTTGAAGATAATAAGTCTGTTGTTGAAATAAAAGACATAATTTTAAATAATTTAACTATTACGACTCAGCCTATTAAAAAAAGTGATGGATTTTCTAAGATTAAAGAAGTCGCTGCTACTATTACTAATGAAAATAATTTAATTATTAGTGAGAAAGGTTTTGTTTGGGGCTTATCTCCTAATCCAAGCTTAGAAGAAAATATTGGTGTCATCAAATCTTTGGATGAGGGAAATAATTTTGTAGCTAATATTGATGACATAAAGGCGGATGCAACCTACTATGTTAAAGCATATGCTTTAGCGGAAGGTAAAACATTTTACGGCAATGAAGAGAAATTCATAATGTATAAACCAGCTGCCGGAGGATCAGCTCCCACTGTTGTTTTACCTAGTGTTAGTACTGCTGCGTTATCAATAACCGGAGTCAGCTCATTATCCTCTGGTGGAATTATTAGCAATGATGGTTTTGGTCAAATAACTTCAAAAGGTATTTGTTGGAGCACATCTAATAATCCAACTTTAAATGATAGCTGCAGTAATGAAGGTGGAGGCAAGGCTGAGTTTACTAGCAGTGTTACAGTCTCAGATCCTGAAGCTATTTACTATGTTAGATCTTATGCTACGAACTCTGCCGGTACGACTTATGGCAATGAAGTCATGACTTGTGGCGCGACAACTGTTAATGATACGGAAGACAACCTTTATAATGTTGTAAAAATTGGTTCCCAGTGTTGGATGAAAGAAAACTTGAAGATTGGTACTTTTGTTCAAAGTAAAGTTACAGCTCCTTGTACTGATTATCAATCTCCTGGAGATCCCTTGACCCATTATTGGTCTTGTCAAAATGATGATACAAAAATTGAAAAATATTGTTTTGGTAATAATGTAGCTAATTGTGCTACGGACGGAGGCTTGTATGAATGGCAAGAAGCCATGGCTTTGCCGGCTAGTTGTGTGAATAGTGATTGTTCGGCTCAGATTACTAGTCCTCATCAAGGAATTTGTCCGACAGGTTGGCATATTCCAACTGATGCTGAATTATCAACTCTTGAGCAGCGAACGGTAGAAAAGATAGCGAGTCCGAATACTCAATATCCTTGTGGTGCATTCAGCAATTATGATACCTACTGGCATAAACGCTGTGCTGATGATAATGGCACTCAACAAGGAGGATCTCACGGTGCTGGTAAGTCATTAAAGGCAGTTGGTCAAGGATCTGGTAACGGCGCCGGGGATGATTTAGTTGGTTTTAGTTTATTATTAAATGGTTATCGTAGATGGGACAATGGAGTGATTTTTGGTAAGAACAATATCGCTGATATATGGGCCAGTGAACAAACTTATTTTTCAGGTGATCCATTTTATGCTTGGACGAGAGAATGGACACTAGACAGTAGCACTATAACTCGTGATAGAGGGATAAAATCTTATGGGTTAAATGTTCGCTGTATTAAAGATTAA
- a CDS encoding DUF87 domain-containing protein: MSKLFDLFLNKKTPEATDIEEAVLTTPGQEGKQNIPGLEKIEQFEKETKVAEEIVSEEKTFRRGLISINELIAPESMEISPHHLRLGGKFLRTIFVVSYPRYISVGWFAPVINLNSTFDIAMYFYPVKSAIILKQLKKKVGALEAQIISDAEKGSPRDPLRETALRDIESLRDSLTQGTEKFFQFALYVTLYTDTLEELDRLSDTIEDMFGARLVYSKRVYYQAEQGFNSTLPLNNDELYIAFNMNSSPVASSFPFVSSELTSDNGILYGINRHNNSLILFDRFSLQNANSVVFATSGAGKSYAIKLEILRSLMMGTEVIVIDPEYEYKHLAEAVGGTYISISLASQSKINPFDLPKAVGDQTKIEDIIRSAVITLKGLVRLMIGQLTYEEDSVVDRALLETYARKDITPDADLATVEPPIMQDFQEILEGMDGGATLSTRMKKYTEGTFAGLFNSPTNVQMDNQLICFSVRDLEDELRPMAIYTIINYIWNDVRSQVRKRILVIDEAWWMMQQEDSAKFIYALVKRCRKYYLGVTTITQDVNDFLRSPYGQAIVTNSSLQILLKQSPAAIDLIQKTFILTESEKYLLLECGVGEGIFFAGNKHAAIKIVASYVEDQLITSDPRQLIEIEEAKKQMADQLASGKPM; this comes from the coding sequence ATGTCTAAGTTATTTGATTTATTTTTGAATAAAAAAACACCAGAGGCAACCGATATAGAGGAGGCTGTTTTAACTACGCCGGGTCAAGAAGGTAAACAAAATATTCCAGGGCTAGAAAAAATAGAACAGTTTGAAAAAGAAACAAAGGTTGCCGAAGAAATTGTTAGCGAAGAAAAAACTTTCCGTCGTGGTCTTATTTCTATTAACGAGTTGATTGCTCCGGAAAGCATGGAGATTTCACCTCATCATCTAAGATTGGGTGGTAAGTTTTTACGAACTATTTTTGTAGTGTCATATCCACGTTATATTAGCGTTGGTTGGTTTGCTCCGGTTATTAACCTGAACTCCACTTTTGATATTGCCATGTATTTTTATCCCGTAAAGAGCGCCATAATTCTAAAGCAATTAAAAAAGAAAGTTGGTGCACTTGAGGCACAAATTATTTCCGACGCTGAAAAAGGTTCACCGCGCGATCCTTTACGTGAAACAGCTTTGCGTGACATTGAATCTTTGCGTGACTCCTTAACTCAAGGTACTGAGAAATTCTTCCAATTTGCTCTTTACGTTACTCTCTACACTGATACTTTAGAGGAGCTAGATCGTTTATCGGATACAATTGAGGATATGTTTGGTGCTCGTTTGGTTTATTCTAAACGTGTTTATTACCAAGCTGAACAAGGTTTTAATTCTACTTTGCCATTAAATAATGATGAACTTTACATTGCTTTTAACATGAATTCATCTCCGGTTGCTTCATCATTTCCATTTGTTTCCAGTGAATTAACCTCAGATAATGGTATTTTATACGGTATCAACCGTCATAATAACAGCTTGATTCTATTTGATCGCTTTAGTTTACAGAATGCTAACAGCGTTGTGTTTGCTACTTCTGGTGCTGGTAAAAGTTATGCCATTAAATTAGAAATTCTGCGTAGTTTAATGATGGGCACTGAAGTTATTGTTATTGACCCAGAATATGAATATAAGCATTTAGCCGAAGCGGTTGGTGGAACCTATATTAGTATTTCTCTTGCTTCACAAAGTAAAATCAATCCATTTGATTTGCCTAAAGCGGTTGGTGATCAAACAAAGATTGAAGACATTATTCGCTCGGCTGTTATTACTTTAAAAGGCTTGGTTAGATTAATGATTGGTCAATTAACTTATGAAGAAGACTCTGTTGTTGACCGCGCCTTACTAGAAACCTACGCTCGTAAAGATATTACGCCTGACGCTGATTTAGCCACCGTTGAGCCACCGATCATGCAAGATTTTCAAGAAATTCTTGAAGGTATGGATGGCGGCGCTACGCTATCGACGCGTATGAAGAAATATACCGAAGGAACTTTTGCCGGTCTATTTAATAGTCCGACTAATGTGCAGATGGACAATCAATTGATTTGTTTCTCGGTTCGTGACCTAGAAGATGAGTTAAGACCAATGGCGATTTATACTATTATTAACTACATCTGGAATGACGTTCGCTCGCAAGTTAGAAAACGTATTTTGGTTATTGATGAAGCCTGGTGGATGATGCAGCAAGAAGATAGTGCTAAATTTATTTACGCTTTAGTAAAACGTTGCCGTAAATATTATTTAGGCGTTACAACAATCACGCAGGACGTTAACGACTTTTTGCGCTCACCTTATGGTCAGGCGATTGTAACCAACTCATCTTTGCAAATTCTTTTGAAACAATCTCCGGCTGCGATTGATCTTATTCAGAAAACCTTTATTTTAACAGAAAGTGAAAAGTACTTGCTTTTGGAGTGCGGCGTCGGTGAAGGTATTTTCTTTGCCGGCAATAAGCACGCGGCGATCAAGATCGTTGCTTCATACGTTGAAGATCAATTGATTACATCTGATCCTCGTCAGCTAATCGAAATTGAAGAAGCTAAAAAACAAATGGCTGATCAGCTGGCAAGCGGAAAGCCGATGTAG
- a CDS encoding four helix bundle protein — MEGKSLKLGNLKIYNESFSLSNHVWKIINQHNYLIKQTIGPQFIRSVDSISANIAEGFGRSTKKEKIRFYIYARGSVYESLDWLEKCYRRDIINKSDYVKMYLSLMSLPIRLNAIIRTTKQLKY; from the coding sequence ATGGAGGGAAAAAGTTTAAAATTAGGTAATTTAAAAATTTATAACGAAAGTTTTTCTTTATCGAATCATGTTTGGAAAATAATTAATCAACATAATTATTTAATTAAACAAACTATTGGCCCACAATTTATAAGATCAGTTGACTCGATATCAGCTAATATAGCTGAAGGTTTTGGAAGGAGCACGAAAAAAGAAAAAATTCGTTTTTATATTTATGCTAGAGGCTCTGTGTATGAATCATTGGATTGGTTAGAAAAGTGCTATCGGCGCGATATTATAAATAAATCTGATTATGTTAAAATGTATCTGTCGCTTATGAGTTTACCGATAAGGCTGAATGCTATTATTAGAACAACTAAACAATTAAAATATTGA